In Populus trichocarpa isolate Nisqually-1 chromosome 12, P.trichocarpa_v4.1, whole genome shotgun sequence, a genomic segment contains:
- the LOC7493485 gene encoding uncharacterized protein LOC7493485 — translation MGNATSCAPSIISSNGVVKVLFSDNGNLQIYTKPVKAAELMLENPGQFVCDSASLKVGYRIHCLSADDELERRQLYFVLPTELLYSVLTHEELSSLTYKATKALKYNNFGKIFPVLSEFCIFPSEGKTTDSMATEPQPMERYSKQRSWKPALETIVETPCRRP, via the coding sequence ATGGGGAATGCAACATCTTGTGCTCCGTCAATCATCTCATCAAATGGAGTAGTGAAAGTCTTGTTCTCTGATAATGGCAACTTGCAAATCTACACGAAGCCAGTTAAAGCAGCAGAGCTCATGCTAGAGAACCCTGGACAATTTGTTTGTGATTCTGCAAGTCTAAAAGTTGGTTATAGAATTCATTGTCTATCAGCTGATGATGAGCTAGAGAGGCGCCAACTCTACTTTGTTTTGCCCACGGAGCTTCTCTACTCGGTGCTAACACATGAGGAACTGAGCTCTCTCACTTATAAGGCTACCAAGGCACTGAAGTATAACAATTTTGGCAAGATTTTTCCAGTCCTCAGTGAGTTTTGCATTTTCCCTTCGGAAGGGAAAACAACGGATAGTATGGCCACAGAGCCACAGCCTATGGAGAGGTATTCCAAGCAAAGATCATGGAAGCCTGCCTTGGAAACCATTGTTGAAACTCCTTGTAGGCGGCCTTGA
- the LOC7486718 gene encoding uncharacterized protein At3g17950 codes for MLDPTNDILPPPSSPTNSSISSSDLDTESTGSFFHDRSTTLGTLMGVTFPAITFRAPSQHRHPAAASSTVTASANGGNPRRNTKKRRNLAASSVAERRRRRWWSLCRDGGGAKPASLGEFLEVERRFGDAAAELEGVMVAEQPRNGGVNGRLLFADGRVLPPADVVDDGGSSSSTAGALWRFPVSLTGICSGGTG; via the exons ATGTTGGATCCAACAAACGATATCCTTCCACCTCCATCTTCCCCCACCAACTCCTCCATCTCCTCCTCCGATCTTGACACCGAG TCTACAGGGTCCTTTTTCCATGATAGAAGCACTACATTAGGTACTCTAATGGGTGTCACATTCCCTGCCATCACTTTCAGAGCACCATCCCAGCACCGTCACCCCGCCGCAGCCTCCTCCACGGTAACCGCCTCCGCGAACGGTGGAAACCCCAGGAGGAACACCAAGAAGAGAAGGAATCTGGCGGCTTCTTCGGTGGCGGAGCGGAGGAGGCGGAGGTGGTGGAGCCTGTGCCGGGATGGAGGGGGGGCTAAGCCGGCCTCTCTGGGTGAATTTCTGGAGGTGGAAAGGAGGTTCGGTGATGCCGCCGCGGAGCTTGAAGGCGTGATGGTGGCAGAGCAGCCGAGGAACGGAGGAGTGAATGGACGGTTGTTATTTGCTGATGGCAGGGTTTTGCCACCTGCAGATGTTGTTGATGATGGTGGGTCATCATCGTCAACGGCTGGTGCTCTTTGGCGATTTCCGGTTTCACTTACAGGGATCTGCAGTGGTGGCACTGGATAA
- the LOC18109570 gene encoding uncharacterized protein LOC18109570, with the protein MENSDDEKDGVFSNYMPKELSLPNGTKFVDEVLSGQSDRCLENFRMDKQAFYKLCDILHSKGLLRHTNRIKIEEQLAIFLFIIGHNLRTRAVQELFRYSGETISRHFNNVLNAIMAISLDFFQPPGSDIPPEILEDPRFYPYFKDCVGAVDRIHIPVMVGIDEQGPFRNKNGLLSQNVLAACSFDLRFHYVLAGWEGSASDLRVLNSALTRRNKLQVPEGKYYLVDNKYTNMPGFIAPYNGISCHLNEYSGGYPPRDSRELFNQRHTVLRNATDRSFGALKSRFPILMSAPPYPLQTQVKLVVAACALHNYIRREKPGDLIFKMYEHDTVLQMEESLPPLEVEHPLMQVENPALDVAFDTEQLEFSSQLRDSIAGEMWDDYISDLSTM; encoded by the exons ATGGAGAACTCTGATGATGAAAAGGATGGAGTTTTCAGTAACTATATGCCCAAAGAACTAAGTTTACCTAATGGTACCAAATTTGTAGATGAGGTTCTAAGCGGTCAAAGTGACCGCTGTCTTGAAAATTTTCGTATGGATAAGCAGGCATTCTACAAGTTATGTGATATTCTGCACAGCAAGGGCCTGCTACGCCATACGAACAGAATCAAGATTGAGGAACAATTAGCCATATTCTTGTTCATTATTGGCCATAATCTACGCACTCGTGCTGTTCAAGAATTGTTCCGATATTCAGGAGAAACCATCAGTCGCCATTTTAACAATGTTTTGAATGCTATCATGGCAATTTCATTAGATTTCTTTCAGCCTCCAGGATCCGATATTCCACCAGAAATCTTGGAAGATCCTAGATTTTACCCATATTTTAAG GATTGTGTTGGAGCGGTAGATAGGATACACATTCCAGTGATGGTTGGTATAGATGAGCAAGGACCTTTCCGTAATAAGAATGGACTACTTTCACAAAATGTTCTGGCTGCATGCTCCTTTGATCTGAGGTTTCATTATGTTCTAGCTGGATGGGAAGGCTCAGCATCAGATCTGCGAGTTCTGAACTCAGCACTCACGAGGCGGAACAAGTTGCAGGTCCCTGAAG GGAAGTACTACCTTGTGGACAACAAATATACTAATATGCCAGGATTCATAGCTCCATACAATGGGATCTCTTGTCATTTAAATGAGTATTCTGGTGGTTATCCTCCTCGAGATTCAAGAGAACTATTCAATCAAAGGCACACAGTACTAAGAAACGCCACTGATCGTAGTTTTGGGGCTCTAAAGTCACGTTTCCCTATACTGATGTCCGCTCCTCCATACCCCTTACAAACACAGGTTAAGTTGGTTGTAGCAGCATGTGCGCTACACAATTACATACGTAGGGAGAAACCaggtgatttgatttttaaaatgtatgaacatgatACTGTACTGCAAATGGAGGAGTCCTTGCCCCCATTAGAGGTGGAACATCCACTTATGCAAGTTGAGAACCCAGCTTTGGACGTTGCTTTTGATACAGAACAGCTAGAATTTAGTTCTCAGTTGCGTGACTCAATTGCAGGTGAGATGTGGGATGACTACATAAGTGATTTATCAACCATGTAG
- the LOC7493486 gene encoding DEAD-box ATP-dependent RNA helicase 21 codes for MKRSIDDFSVSKSKSKPVFLTKAEREKLALQRRQEETEQQKKRQQLILSQSRPSSSDTEKPPSDSDRRDRDRDRDRDRDRDRDRDRDRDRERDRERDRERERERERERSSRRNREREREEDVKAREQARLEKLAEREREKELDAIKEQYLGSKKPKKRVIKPSEKFRFSFDWENTEDTSRDMNVLYQNPHEAQLLFGRGFRAGMDRREQKKLAAKNEKDMRNEFRKKEGLDEKPEEAAAQKLKEEAADMYDTFDMRVDRHWSEKKLEEMAERDWRIFREDYNISYKGSKIPRPMRSWEESKLSSELLKSVERAGYKKPSPIQMAAIPLGLQQRDVIGIAETGSGKTCAFVLPMLTYISRLPPMSEENEAEGPYAVVMAPTRELAQQIEDETVKFAHYLGIKVVSIVGGQSIEEQGFRIRQGCEVVIATPGRLIDCLERRYAVLNQCNYVVLDEADRMIDMGFEPQVMGVLDAMPSSNLKPENEDEELDEKKIYRTTYMFSATMPPAVERLARKYLRNPVVVTIGTAGKATDLITQHVIMMKESEKSYRLNRLLEEAGDKTAIVFVNTKKNADMVAKNLDKLGFRVTTLHGGKSQEQREISLEGFRTKRYNVLVATDVAGRGIDIPDVAHVINYDMPGNIEMYTHRIGRTGRAGKTGVATTFLTHGDSDVFYDLKQMLIQNNSPVPPELAKHEASKFKPGGIPDRPPRRNDTVFAH; via the coding sequence ATGAAACGCTCAATCGACGATTTTAGCGTCtccaaaagcaaaagcaaaccCGTCTTCTTAACCAAAGCTGAACGTGAAAAATTAGCCCTTCAGCGCCGCCAAGAAGAAACCGAACAACAGAAAAAACGCCAACAACTCATCCTCTCCCAATCCCGCCCCTCCAGTTCTGACACCGAAAAACCTCCCTCCGATTCTGACCGCCGTGACAGAGACAGAGACCGTGACAGAGACAGAGACAGGGACAGAGACAGGgacagagacagagacagagagCGCGATCGGGAGAGAgacagagaaagagaaagagagcgCGAGCGCGAACGCTCCTCGCGGCGCAACAGAGAGCGCGAACGTGAAGAGGATGTAAAGGCGCGTGAACAAGCCAGATTGGAGAAATTAGccgagagagagcgagagaagGAGCTGGATGCCATTAAAGAGCAATATTTAGGGTCCAAAAAGCCTAAAAAGAGAGTAATTAAACCTAGTGAGAAGTTTCGCTTCTCTTTCGATTGGGAAAACACGGAAGATACTTCTAGAGATATGAATGTTTTGTATCAAAACCCTCATGAGGCACAGCTTTTGTTCGGTCGAGGGTTTCGGGCTGGTATGGATAGGAGAGAGCAGAAAAAACTTGCTGCAAAGAATGAGAAGGATATGAGAAATGAATTTCGGAAAAAAGAAGGCCTAGACGAAAAGCCAGAAGAGGCGGCTGCTCAAAAATTGAAGGAAGAAGCTGCTGATATGTATGATACTTTTGATATGCGTGTTGATAGACATTGGTCGGAGAAGAAGCTTGAAGAAATGGCTGAGAGAGATTGGAGGATATTTAGGGAAgattataatatttcttataagGGCTCAAAGATTCCGCGGCCGATGAGGAGCTGGGAAGAGAGTAAGTTGAGTAGTGAGTTGTTGAAGTCAGTGGAGAGAGCCGGGTATAAGAAGCCGTCACCTATTCAAATGGCAGCGATTCCTTTGGGATTGCAACAGCGGGATGTTATTGGGATTGCTGAGACTGGTTCTGGTAAGACTTGTGCTTTTGTTTTGCCTATGCTGACTTATATTTCTAGGTTGCCTCCAATGAGTGAGGAGAATGAGGCTGAAGGGCCTTATGCAGTTGTTATGGCACCTACGCGTGAGTTGGCACAGCAGATTGAGGATGAGACTGTTAAGTTTGCACATTATTTGGGTATTAAAGTTGTTTCTATCGTTGGTGGGCAGTCTATTGAAGAGCAGGGGTTTAGGATTAGGCAAGGTTGTGAGGTGGTTATTGCTACTCCAGGTCGTTTGATTGATTGTTTGGAGAGGCGTTATGCAGTGTTGAATCAGTGTAATTATGTTGTGCTTGATGAGGCTGATAGGATGATTGATATGGGTTTTGAACCACAGGTTATGGGTGTGTTGGATGCAATGCCATCGAGTAATTTGAAGCCAGAAAATGAGGATGAAGAGCTtgatgaaaaaaagatttatcGCACCACCTATATGTTTAGTGCTACTATGCCACCTGCTGTGGAGCGACTTGCTAGGAAGTACTTGAGAAATCCTGTTGTGGTCACTATTGGTACTGCTGGAAAGGCCACCGACTTGATAACTCAACATGTGATAATGATGAAGGAATCAGAGAAGTCCTACAGGTTGAATAGATTGCTTGAGGAAGCTGGAGATAAGACCGCAATTGTATTTGTTAATACTAAAAAGAATGCAGATATGGTGGCCAAGAATTTGGACAAGCTTGGTTTTCGTGTCACAACTTTGCATGGTGGGAAGTCCCAGGAGCAGAGGGAAATTAGCCTTGAAGGTTTTAGAACCAAAAGATACAACGTGCTTGTCGCAACAGATGTTGCAGGTCGTGGTATTGATATACCTGATGTGGCCCATgtcattaattatgatatgCCTGGAAATATTGAAATGTATACTCATCGTATTGGACGAACAGGCCGTGCTGGAAAGACAGGTGTGGCTACAACATTCTTGACTCATGGGGACTCGGATGTCTTTTATGATCTCAAGCAAATGCTTATTCAGAATAACAGTCCCGTGCCTCCTGAATTGGCAAAGCACGAGGCTTCAAAATTCAAGCCAGGAGGAATTCCTGATAGACCTCCTAGACGAAATGACACTGTTTTTGCTCACTGA